The DNA region TGGGGAGTTTAAAAACAATTGGAAAAAGTAGGAGAGTTACAACTATACCATTCGACACCTTCTGCCAAAATCCTTCTAGGTTTGCAATAAAATAGACTTTGTGGAAAATTACACCTGAAACACCTCAAATAGTGTCCACCCCAGAAAGACAAATGTACACGAGCGGTGACAGGCACCATTAAAGGGGCATCATTAGGTACCATTAGGGCATAGAAATTTATCTTTCTCTCATTTATAATATAAATTGGTAATTGGAAGGTAGAGAGTGAGACTACTATTCAGTGGGTATGCTAGAGTAAATAAACGGAAGAAAGGGCGATAGAGTGGCAAGAAGATAATATTAATAGCTGCAAAACAAGGGGTAGAGAAAGGGACTAGCAATGAAAAGCAAAATTTTATTTTTATCAATTTTCACATTTCTAATAATTGGTTTAGGGCTAGGGGCCACTCATTCATATGCCAGCACCTCTGGATGGAAATCTGATAAAGGCAACTGGTACTTTTACAAAGATAACTCAATGGTAAAAGGATGGGTTTACACGGGGAATCAGTGGTACTTTATGGATTCAAATGGAGCTATGAAAACCGGTTGGGTCTATGACCAAAACAAGTGGTACTTTACAGATTCCAGCGGAGCTATGAAAACAGGTTGGGTCTATGACCAAAACAAGTGGTACTTTACAGATTCCAGCGGAGCTATGAAAACTGGTTGGATCTATGACCAAAACAAGTGGTACTTTACAGATTCCAGTGGTGCTATGAAAACTGGTTGGCTTAACGAACAAGGCAAATTTTATTACCTTCAATCCAATGGGGCTATGAAAACAGGTTGGCTAAAAATAGGAACAGACTGGTATTTTTTAAAAAATAGCGGTGAGAGAAGTACTGGGACAGTATCGGTTGGGACAGAAATATATAATTTTAATAGTTTAGGAGTCATGCAATCTAATATATGGCTGGGGAAATACTATTTTACAAGTAATGGTGCAGCAGCCGAGGGTATAACCGATATTCTAGGTACACAGTATTTATTTAATACAGATGGAGTTCTTGTCACTGGATGGCACAAGTATAATGGAATTTGGTATTATACCAATTTAGACGGCATTATTCAAACTGGCTGGATCACCGTGGAAAATAAAGTCTACTTTATGAATCAAAATGGTATGATGCAAATTGGTTGGATGACTAATCAGGGGAAAACATACTATTTTGCCACTAACGGTGCACTAACAACAGGAATGGCAACTATCGATGGTCGTACATACTATTTCGACAATAATGGGTCCCTTTTTAATGAAGGATGGTTTACCTTAAATACGAAAAGGTATTATGCGGATGCTTCTGGACAGCTTCAACTTGGCTGGAAGGAGCTGAATAATATTCGATATTATTTTGGTTCTGATTATTCGATGAAAACGAACTGGGTTTATGATCAAGGTAACTGGTATTATCTTACCGATCAAAGCGAAATGCTAACAGGTTGGTTTTTACAGGATAATAAGTGGTACTATTTAAATCCGAATGGAATTATGCAAACTGGATGGGCATATGTCAACAGTAAATGGTATTACTTAAATCAATCGGGAATTATGCAAACCGGATGGTTGCTGGATAACGGGAACTGGTACTATTTAGATGCAAATGGAACAATGAAGACAGGCTGGATCACTGTGATCGGCAAAGAATACTTTTTAGAGGCAAACGGAGTTTGGATTCCAATCTCACGGGTCTTGGAAGGTAAGATCATTGTCCTGGATCCAGGACATGGAGGATATGATGGCGGTGCTGGCTCTGGCGGATATCTCGAAAAGAACATCAACCTACAGGTTGGGCTGAAATTGGCTGATCTTCTGAGAAAAAGCGGTGCCACGATATATATGACACGGAGTAAGGATGAATTTGTTTCATTAGATGGCAGAGTAGCATACTCCAATTCGGTGACACCGGATGCATTTATTAGTATTCATGTTAATTCATCTACAGCCTCCAGTCCCTCAGGAATTGAAACTTATTATAATTCAGAAAAAGGGGTATTCCCTACTGAAAGCAAACTACTTGCAACCTATATCCAAAGCGAGTTAATAAAAATTACTGGTGCTGTTGATCGGAAAGTAAAGGATGCAAATTTTATTGTATTAAGAGATAACAATACCCCTGCAGTATTGGTCGAATTGGGTTTCATCTCGAATAATAATGACAGAGCGAACCTCGTCAACGATAGCTACCAAAATAAACTTATGCAAGGCCTGTATAATGGACTAGTAAACTACTTTTCAAACTAAACATCCCTGAAAATGACCTGTGAATCACACAAGTCATTTTTCTCTATAAAGAACCTTAAAAACTAACATAGAACACCACTGTCCACCCCAGGAGGACAAATGTGTTTCAATGGTGCCTGTCACCAAAAAAGTGTCACCAAAAAAGAACCTTTTGCTCAAATCCTTCTAGGATCGCAAATTGAGATTATTATTTACTATTTTCCTACAGCTCAGTTTATAATTATTTTAATAAGGAGGAGAATTAGTATGCAATCTAAAGAAAAGGTTAAAATTGGCAAAGTAATACGCAGATTAAGACTAGAAAGAGGGTTATCACTAGAGGAAGTTGCCTTACATTGCGATGAGGATAGCAACTTCATTAGAGAAATAGAAGTAGAAAAGCATCAAGACCTAGGATTAACTACACTATATTTAATCGCTAAAAAGTTTGATATGAAACTTTGGGAACTTTTCAAAGAAATTGAAGAGGATAATAAGGTACTATAAAAGAGGTAGAGAAGAATATAACAATTAGAGAAAGATGTTAAAATATAGAGAAAAGCAAAAACAACTAACTTTACGCAATAAAAGCACACAAGGATTTAAGATTAAACATAAACCACAAACCATTAGAGGGAAAAACCACTGCTGATATCGGCAGTGGTTTTGTTCTTTGAGATTAAGATAAAGAAGTGTCCACCTCAGGTGGACAAATGTACACGTGTGGTGACAGGCACCATTATTGGGCACCATAATTGCAACTGTAATAATTGTAAGTCCCATATGATACTATAGCTATAGGGAGGCGTTTTATTAATTTCTCTCAAATTTGATTGGAGGCACTAATATGAAGAAATGGTTGGTTATTTTTTCTGCAAGCGTGGTTTTATTTCTTGGTGGCTGTTCTTTTCTTAATGATGCCAAAGATACACTGACATATGTAAATGATGCAACAGATTATTTAGCGGTAGCGACTGATTTTGCGAATCAAGCCCCTGCCCTTGCTCAACAGGCAATAAGCGATGTGCAGGCTGCGGAGGATCTCGAAAGCATACTCCAAGAAATGCAGCAAAAGCTCGAAGGATTTAATGACCTGCAAGCACCTGAGGTAGTCGCTGATTTACACCAGCAAATCGTTGAGAAAAACAACATCATCGCAGATGGAATTGAAACGTATTTAAATAATATCAAAGATGGCTTACTCGACGCTACAATTCTTGAAAACACCGAACTATTCCAGTCTGCACAAGAAATCACAAGCATTATTGATCAAATTCAACAGCTCGGTGGAGAATAGATTCCCTAAATTATTTTAAAGCAAAAGGAGTCTTTGACATGAAAAGGATTCTAATCCTCGTCTTAATTCTATGTTTCTCCTTGGTAGGATGTAATCAAAAGGATGCAAGTATAAAAGGGGAATATGACATAACTGGAACCATCACTGAAGTAAACACCGAAGGAAGGCAAATCTTAGTGGAGGATAAACAAATAGGGCTTGTATGGATAAGTTTGCATGAGGAGGGCGACATCAGCACTTTCCAAATCGGGCAAACCGTAGCTGTTTGGACAGACGGAAAAATCAGAGAATCTTACCCTGCCCAAACAAACGCACTAAATATAGAAATCCTAACTACAGACAATACTTAAAGATAAAAAACCACCCTTTTATATGTAAGGGTGGTTTTTTCTATTTGAAACTTATTCTTCTCTACCTAAATCCTTGGGTCTATCCTTTCGATCTCCCATTTGATAAAGAATTGCATCGACGATTCTTCGGGATGCCTGTCCGTCACCATATGGGTTGGAAGCTTTGGCCATTTTGTCATGCGCCACTTGATCTGATAGTAATTCATCCGCTAGGGTAAAAATAACTTCTTCCTCTGTTCCGGCTAACTTCAATGTACCTGCAGCCACTCCTTCCGGACGCTCAGTTGTATCTCTTAGCACTAATACTGGAACGCCTAAGGATGGTGCCTCTTCTTGAACACCACCAGAATCAGTGAGGATTAAATATGCCTTAGATGCAAAGTTATGAAAATCAATGACATCAAGTGGTTCGATTAAATGGATGCGTTCATTATTCCCTAAAATTTTATTAGCAATTTCACGGACCACTGGGTTCATATGTACAGGATATACCACCTGAACATCCTCGTGTTTCTCAATGAGCCTACTAATGGCATTGAACATATTTTCCATTGGTTTACCTGTATTCTCCCGACGATGCGCAGTCATCAGAATTAACCGGTCATCACCAAGATTATCTATCACCGGATGAGAATAATTTGGTTTTACCGTTGTCTTCAGCGCATCAATCGCAGTATTCCCAGTGACAAAAATAGTATCTTCTTGTTTATTTTCTGATAACAGGTTTTCCTTCGAAAGATCTGTTGGTGCAAAATGAAGATCGGCTAGTACTCCCGTAAGCTGACGATTCATTTCTTCCGGATACGGTGAATACTTATTCCTCGTCCTTAGTCCTGCCTCAACATGTCCTATCGGAATCGAATTGTAAAAGGCTGCCAAACTGGCCACGAAAGTAGTCGAAGTATCGCCATGAACCAATACAATATCTGGCTTAACCTCTTGGAATACTTTATTTAATCCCTCTAAACAACGAGTAGTCACATCAATCAACGACTGTCTGTCTTTCATGATATTTAGGTCATAATCAGGAACAATTTCAAAAATGTTCAAGACTTGATCAAGCATTTCCCTATGTTGTGCAGTTACAGTTACAATCGATTTAATTTTATCGCTATTTTTTTCTAATTCTTTTACAAGTGGAGCCATTTTAATCGCTTCAGGTCTTGTACCAAATACTGTCATTACCTTCAATTGATTTTCCATAATAACCTCCAGGTGGTAGTACAATGCCTACCATTTTCGGTGATATTCTTATAATGCATAAAAACAACCAATCTCATGATATCAAATTTAGTGAAGCGAGAAAAGGTTTAACACGAACTGTTACCTAAAAGCATAAAAACTGAATAAATTCACTTCACTTTTAAGGAAATCCGTCAAAGCAGCATCAAACTCTGAGTTTTTCTGACAAGAAAAATAGAAGTGTCGAAAGTTCATCTATTCAAAATAAAACCCCTATCAAGATATTACATTTTTCACGTCATTCATGCGTTATAGTGAACATGTATTTATATTTCAGGGGGGAATTCTATTGAAAAAGAAGCGCCTTTTATCCGTTTTATCTACTACTTTCATCGCTGCTAGTTTGCTAGCCGTGCCTGTAACCGGACAGGCTAAGCCCAAGGCACCACCACCACTACCTCCATCCTTAGAAATACAGATTGAATCTACTAAAGTATTACAACATCAAGGACAGGAAATTAAAATTGTTCGAGACTCTTTTGGCGTCCCTCACATTTATTCAGAAACAGATGTAGCGCTATTTTTCGGGGCGGGGTTTGCTACGGCTGAGGATCGGCTATGGCAAGCAGAGCTATCAAGAATCGTTGCCAGCGGTAGAATGGCTGAGGTTTTTGGTGGTTCCACAGCTAATATTGGACAGGATCAGGTGATTCGCCGTGACGGATACACAGATGCAGAAGCACTAGCGCAGTTTGAAGCACTCCCTGCATATGTAAAAAGGGGGTTGCAGGGATATATTGACGGAATTAACCACTACATAGAAACCACACCTGGTGCAGCTTTACCGCCTGAGTTCCAAGGTCAGAAGCCAGCAAAATGGACGTTAGTAGATTCACTTAAGGTTCAGCAGTTAATGGTCAGGAGATTTGGAGAAAGTGGTGGTAGTGAGCTTACTCTGGCCACTCGATTAGGTAAACTCCAACAGAAGTTTGGGCAAGCGGAAGGCTTAGAGGTATTCGAAACCGTCTTTTGGAAAAATGACCCGACTGCCCCAGCCTCTCTTTATTCATATACGGATAAATCCGTTAAGAGAGCTAGTAAACTAGATTCAGCAAAATTCCCGAATAGTGAAGCGGTCGCAAATCAACTTGAAAAGGAACAGCAAATGAAACTCGATATTGAAAAAGCTTACGGCTTCCCACATAAAGGTGGAAGCAATGCCTGGGTTGTCAGTCCATCACGTAGTGCCTCTGGAGGAACTCTTTTGCTTGGAGGTCCGCAAATGGGTTATTCTGCCCCTCAGATTGCCCATGAAGTTGGGATTCATGGAGCGGGCTATAACACGGTCGGAATGGCCTTCGCAGGGGCAGGACCTATTCCTTTAATTGGCCGTGGCAATGACTTTGCCTGGACAACTACTACTGGATATGGAGACCAGATTGATACATTTGCCTTAGAGCTTAATCCAAGCAATCCTATGCAATACAAGTATAAAGGCAAATGGGTTGATTTTGAAGTCAGGATAGAAACTATAAAAAGGGCTGGCCAAAGTCCTTTAGAATACAAAGTATATCGAAGTGTCCACGGACCCGTTATTTCAATAGAAAATCAAACAGCCTATACCCAGAAACGTTCTCACTGGGGAAAAGAAATCGAAGCGATGATTGGCTTCTACGATTTCAATCGAGCAAGCAATATCAAACAGTTCGAAAAAGCAGCAGAAAAAATACCAACGTCACATAATTTCTTGTACTCAGACAAACAGGGCAATATTGGCTACTGGATTACAGGTAGAAATGCGATTAGAGCTGATGGAACGGACAACCGTCTGCCGATGCTCGGTGATGGTTCCCAGGATTGGCAAGGGATTGCACCGCTTGAAACCCTGACACATGCGATTAATCCTGCTCAAGGGGTGGTTGCCAACTGGAATAATAAACCGAGTTCTGACTGGGAGTATACCGAAACATTGTTTGGACCAACCCATCGTGCAGGCTTTATTTTGGATCAACTTGACTCTATTAATAAAATATCTTGGACGGACATGGAGGAAGTCAACAAAAAGGCCGGGCACATTGAATTAGATGCCTACTTCTTAAAAGAGATTTTATTATCGAAACTAAACAGTGGGCAGGAGCTTCCAGATGATGTCAAGGCTGCAGGTGAGCTTGTTGCTAACTGGGACATGTACCAGTGGGATAATGATGAAAATGGATTTTACGATGACCCTGGCTTAACGATTTTCAGAAGTTGGTTTGAACGGGTAAAGACGAGCGTATTCAAGGAATTGCAGGGAATCGGTGGGAACTCAAATGACTTGCTTTATCATGTCCTAAGTGCGGATGAGGGTGAACTGCAATCCAAGTATAGCTTCCTCGGCAATTTAGACCTAAACAAAATAGCCCTTGATAGCCTGGAGACCTCTGTACAAAGTCTGTCAGCAAGTAACAAGGACAAAGCAATGACAGAGTGGTTGACAATTACTTCAAAAATCAACTTCCAACAACTAGGCGCCGTTGGTGTTAAGCCAATCCTTTCCATGAACCGCGGAACGTATAATCAAATTGTTGAGTTTTCAAAAAGCAACACGAGGAGTGTTAACATTCTCCCTCCAGGGCAAAGCGGCAATCCATTTTCACCGCACTTTGACGATCAAAGACTCTTATATGCTAACTGGGAGTACAAACCGATGGTGCTAGATATTTTACAACTGAATAAAAAGTGATCCCTAAAAAAAGTGAAAGACCGTCATAAGTGGCAGTCTTTCACTCTTTTTAATACAAGTTGATTGTCGGGCACTCTCAAAGTTACTTGCTTTTGCTTTTATCAATATATTTCCAAAATTCCTTCGCGACAATTTGGTAGCCTTCTAAACTTAGGTGAATATCATTTGGGTTTGGTAAGTAAGTTTGATAGTTTTTTGCAATGATTTTGGCTGTAGGGACAAAGGTATCGCCATTTGCAATAGCTGCTTTTTCAATCCCGCTATTAAATGCGTCTAAAACTTGTAATAGGGCCTGTTGCTGTTCATGACGCAGATATGGAAGGACATTGAAATAACCCATTACATATACTTTCGCATTTGGGTTTAATGCATCAATGGTTTTTAGAATGATATGGATATTACCTACTGCAGAGGCAATTGCCGCTGGTACATTTCCACCGGTTAAAACTACAGGGAGAATATCGTTCCCACCAATATCGAGGGTAATAAATTCGGCCTCCTCAATACCGCCTCTTACATGATCTTTAACTAGAATATCATTTAACACATGCCTAGATTGATAACCGTTTACCGCAAAATTGTCAAAGTCAACAGTGTACTGCGATTGCTCAAAACGCTGAGTTAAATAATCTGGATATCCCAAGTCCTTACCTTTAAAAGGTGTAGCCCCAGCTGCTAAAGAATCCCCTAATGCCACGTAATCAATAACCTTTTTTTCAGGCGCTTTTGCCCAAGCTGAAATCGGTAAAGAGAATACTAACGTGCCCACTAACAATAAACTTTTAAACTTCCTACCCTTGCTCATTCCACCACTCCGTTCCTTATAACGTACAGTTAAATCGTAACAGATTCGTGCGTTATTCACAATATTCATAAGGTTACAATAATTTACAAAATACATAAAAAATAGTGCCTGTCACCACAAATCTTGGTAACAGGCACATGTTTTACCCTCTTAAGAAATATACTACTATCCAGCCTTTGTCACTTTATAGACTTCTAGCAAAGAAACCAGTTTCTTTTTTAGCCGTTTGTATGTATTCTACGAGATCCATATCAACAAAAAGGCGTTTTCCAACAGCCAAAATATCAAGGCCATTTGTTGCATTTACCCGATTATTAAAATATGCTGCAGCCATTCGATCACAGGTATACTCACATGCACGCGAATAAACGTTTCCAAGAAATAGAATCAACATAGCAGGGAGAATTAATAATTGCCTTGTTATTCCTTTTTAGGAAATTTCACCTAAATAAGCGAAAAAAACACCGCGCTAATCCCACATAATGAACCAATAAACTGACAGCTTCTGATAATAATATTAAAATAGTTAAAAAGGTGCCTATCACCACTGTCCACCCTAGAAAGACAAATGTACACCGACGGTGACAGGCACCGCAAAGAAAGGAGACTTTTAGTATGAAACATTTTGGTTATTTTTCTGGCGTATGTCCGCTTGATTGTCCGGATCAGTGCGGCTTACTTTTCAATAAGATTATGGGGAAAATTACAAAGGTTGAAGGGGATCCCTCGCATCCGGTGACGAAGGGGAATATTTGTAATAAGGTAAGGAATATGACGGAGCGAATTTATGATGAAAGTCGGTTGCAGTACCCGATGAAACGGACGGGTGCAAAAGGTGCTGGTCTGTTCGAACGAATCACCTGGGAGGAAGCCATTAAAACGATTACTTCCCGCTGGAAAGAACTTATTCACATGGATGGACCTGACAGTATCCTTCCTTATAGCTTTTATGGAAATATGGGATTGCTCAGCGCAGAGGGAATGGATCGTCGGTTCTTTCATCGCCTCGGTGCTTCACGTCTCGATCGCACAATTTGTAACTCTGCTAGCTCCGTTGGCTATAAATATACAATGGGTGGCAGTTTTGGAATCGACCCTGAAGATACGATTGAGTCCAAACTGATTATCTTTTGGGGGATTAATGCAGTAAGCACTAATATGCATCAAATGATACTGGCCCAAAAGGCACGCAAACATAACGGCGCCAAGATTGTCGTCATCGATGTCCACAAAAATCAAACAGGTAGATTAGCAGATTGGTTTATTCCTATTTTACCAGGGACTGATAGTGCCCTTGCGTTAGGGTTAATGCACGTTTTATTTGCTGAAAACATGGTTGATAACGACTTTATGCAACAATACACGGTTGGGCACGAGGAGCTACGCGAGCATGTTGTCCAGTACGATCCGCTCACCGTTTCTGGAATCACAGGGGTATCGGTCGAAGACATTTATAAGCTCGCTCGGATGTACGGTCAGACCTCCCCTGCGTTTATCCGCATCGGTAACGGGCCGCAGCATCATGACAATGGCGGGATGTTCATCCGAACAGTTTCTTGTCTCCCTGCCCTAACGGGACAATGGCTAGTCAAAGGTGGCGGCGCCATTAAAGGCAATTCTGGCTATTTAGCAACGAATACAATGAGTCTGCAGCGTCCGGACCTTTTGCAAAATAAAAAAATGCGCTCGATAAATATGAACCTGATCGGTGAATCCTTACTGTCCGCTGCCCCTCCTATAAGGTCATTATTCGTATACGGCACGAACCCCGCCGTTGTTGCACCAGAAGGGAATAAGGTCAGAAAAGGGCTGGAGCGCGAGGATTTATTCACCGTCGTCCATGATTTATTTTTAACAGAAACCGCTAAATACGCAGATATTGTTTTACCAGCAACATCGTCGTTTGAAAACACTGATATATATACCTCCTATTGGCATCATTACGTTCAGCTCCAACAGCCCGTTATTGAACCGTATGGAGAGTCTAAATCAAATGTCGATGTCTTCCGTCTGTTGGCGAAGGGAATGGGTTTCACTGAATCTGTCTTCGAAGACACTGAAGCAGAAATGATTGCCCAAGCGCTCGACAACCCAAGTAACCCTTATTTGCAAGGAATTAATTATGAGAGTTTAGCAGAGAATCATTTTTTAAAAGCCGCGGTGAAGCCATTGTTTCCTGGAAAGCTTACGACACCAAGTGGAAAAATTGAGTTATATTCAGAGCAAATGGCGAGTGATGGCCATCCGCCATTGCCAACTTATATCCCATTGCCTGTAGACGGAGAGCATCCTTACCAGTTCATACCTGGGCCAAATCATAATTTTTTAAACTCTACTTTTTCAAACAATCAAGAGCACATCATGCTTGAAAAAGAAGAACCGCGCTTGCACATGAATCATCATGATGCTAAACGTTCAGGGATTATAGATGGGGAAATGGTTCGCGTTTGGAATGGACGCGGAGAATGCAAGCTCAAAGTGC from Neobacillus sp. FSL H8-0543 includes:
- a CDS encoding N-acetylmuramoyl-L-alanine amidase — protein: MKSKILFLSIFTFLIIGLGLGATHSYASTSGWKSDKGNWYFYKDNSMVKGWVYTGNQWYFMDSNGAMKTGWVYDQNKWYFTDSSGAMKTGWVYDQNKWYFTDSSGAMKTGWIYDQNKWYFTDSSGAMKTGWLNEQGKFYYLQSNGAMKTGWLKIGTDWYFLKNSGERSTGTVSVGTEIYNFNSLGVMQSNIWLGKYYFTSNGAAAEGITDILGTQYLFNTDGVLVTGWHKYNGIWYYTNLDGIIQTGWITVENKVYFMNQNGMMQIGWMTNQGKTYYFATNGALTTGMATIDGRTYYFDNNGSLFNEGWFTLNTKRYYADASGQLQLGWKELNNIRYYFGSDYSMKTNWVYDQGNWYYLTDQSEMLTGWFLQDNKWYYLNPNGIMQTGWAYVNSKWYYLNQSGIMQTGWLLDNGNWYYLDANGTMKTGWITVIGKEYFLEANGVWIPISRVLEGKIIVLDPGHGGYDGGAGSGGYLEKNINLQVGLKLADLLRKSGATIYMTRSKDEFVSLDGRVAYSNSVTPDAFISIHVNSSTASSPSGIETYYNSEKGVFPTESKLLATYIQSELIKITGAVDRKVKDANFIVLRDNNTPAVLVELGFISNNNDRANLVNDSYQNKLMQGLYNGLVNYFSN
- a CDS encoding helix-turn-helix transcriptional regulator, which encodes MQSKEKVKIGKVIRRLRLERGLSLEEVALHCDEDSNFIREIEVEKHQDLGLTTLYLIAKKFDMKLWELFKEIEEDNKVL
- a CDS encoding DUF6376 family protein — protein: MKKWLVIFSASVVLFLGGCSFLNDAKDTLTYVNDATDYLAVATDFANQAPALAQQAISDVQAAEDLESILQEMQQKLEGFNDLQAPEVVADLHQQIVEKNNIIADGIETYLNNIKDGLLDATILENTELFQSAQEITSIIDQIQQLGGE
- a CDS encoding DUF3221 domain-containing protein, with protein sequence MKRILILVLILCFSLVGCNQKDASIKGEYDITGTITEVNTEGRQILVEDKQIGLVWISLHEEGDISTFQIGQTVAVWTDGKIRESYPAQTNALNIEILTTDNT
- the wecB gene encoding UDP-N-acetylglucosamine 2-epimerase (non-hydrolyzing) — protein: MENQLKVMTVFGTRPEAIKMAPLVKELEKNSDKIKSIVTVTAQHREMLDQVLNIFEIVPDYDLNIMKDRQSLIDVTTRCLEGLNKVFQEVKPDIVLVHGDTSTTFVASLAAFYNSIPIGHVEAGLRTRNKYSPYPEEMNRQLTGVLADLHFAPTDLSKENLLSENKQEDTIFVTGNTAIDALKTTVKPNYSHPVIDNLGDDRLILMTAHRRENTGKPMENMFNAISRLIEKHEDVQVVYPVHMNPVVREIANKILGNNERIHLIEPLDVIDFHNFASKAYLILTDSGGVQEEAPSLGVPVLVLRDTTERPEGVAAGTLKLAGTEEEVIFTLADELLSDQVAHDKMAKASNPYGDGQASRRIVDAILYQMGDRKDRPKDLGREE
- a CDS encoding penicillin acylase family protein, which gives rise to MKKKRLLSVLSTTFIAASLLAVPVTGQAKPKAPPPLPPSLEIQIESTKVLQHQGQEIKIVRDSFGVPHIYSETDVALFFGAGFATAEDRLWQAELSRIVASGRMAEVFGGSTANIGQDQVIRRDGYTDAEALAQFEALPAYVKRGLQGYIDGINHYIETTPGAALPPEFQGQKPAKWTLVDSLKVQQLMVRRFGESGGSELTLATRLGKLQQKFGQAEGLEVFETVFWKNDPTAPASLYSYTDKSVKRASKLDSAKFPNSEAVANQLEKEQQMKLDIEKAYGFPHKGGSNAWVVSPSRSASGGTLLLGGPQMGYSAPQIAHEVGIHGAGYNTVGMAFAGAGPIPLIGRGNDFAWTTTTGYGDQIDTFALELNPSNPMQYKYKGKWVDFEVRIETIKRAGQSPLEYKVYRSVHGPVISIENQTAYTQKRSHWGKEIEAMIGFYDFNRASNIKQFEKAAEKIPTSHNFLYSDKQGNIGYWITGRNAIRADGTDNRLPMLGDGSQDWQGIAPLETLTHAINPAQGVVANWNNKPSSDWEYTETLFGPTHRAGFILDQLDSINKISWTDMEEVNKKAGHIELDAYFLKEILLSKLNSGQELPDDVKAAGELVANWDMYQWDNDENGFYDDPGLTIFRSWFERVKTSVFKELQGIGGNSNDLLYHVLSADEGELQSKYSFLGNLDLNKIALDSLETSVQSLSASNKDKAMTEWLTITSKINFQQLGAVGVKPILSMNRGTYNQIVEFSKSNTRSVNILPPGQSGNPFSPHFDDQRLLYANWEYKPMVLDILQLNKK
- a CDS encoding SGNH/GDSL hydrolase family protein, translated to MNIVNNARICYDLTVRYKERSGGMSKGRKFKSLLLVGTLVFSLPISAWAKAPEKKVIDYVALGDSLAAGATPFKGKDLGYPDYLTQRFEQSQYTVDFDNFAVNGYQSRHVLNDILVKDHVRGGIEEAEFITLDIGGNDILPVVLTGGNVPAAIASAVGNIHIILKTIDALNPNAKVYVMGYFNVLPYLRHEQQQALLQVLDAFNSGIEKAAIANGDTFVPTAKIIAKNYQTYLPNPNDIHLSLEGYQIVAKEFWKYIDKSKSK
- a CDS encoding molybdopterin oxidoreductase family protein, translated to MKHFGYFSGVCPLDCPDQCGLLFNKIMGKITKVEGDPSHPVTKGNICNKVRNMTERIYDESRLQYPMKRTGAKGAGLFERITWEEAIKTITSRWKELIHMDGPDSILPYSFYGNMGLLSAEGMDRRFFHRLGASRLDRTICNSASSVGYKYTMGGSFGIDPEDTIESKLIIFWGINAVSTNMHQMILAQKARKHNGAKIVVIDVHKNQTGRLADWFIPILPGTDSALALGLMHVLFAENMVDNDFMQQYTVGHEELREHVVQYDPLTVSGITGVSVEDIYKLARMYGQTSPAFIRIGNGPQHHDNGGMFIRTVSCLPALTGQWLVKGGGAIKGNSGYLATNTMSLQRPDLLQNKKMRSINMNLIGESLLSAAPPIRSLFVYGTNPAVVAPEGNKVRKGLEREDLFTVVHDLFLTETAKYADIVLPATSSFENTDIYTSYWHHYVQLQQPVIEPYGESKSNVDVFRLLAKGMGFTESVFEDTEAEMIAQALDNPSNPYLQGINYESLAENHFLKAAVKPLFPGKLTTPSGKIELYSEQMASDGHPPLPTYIPLPVDGEHPYQFIPGPNHNFLNSTFSNNQEHIMLEKEEPRLHMNHHDAKRSGIIDGEMVRVWNGRGECKLKVQVGESVLPGVVVTQGLWADDKGTMQLVNSLTPDRIADMGGGATFFSGRVSVEKS